The nucleotide sequence TGTTTTTGGGGTTGGGTTTCTTAGTCTATTCAATCATAAATCGTCCACATTGAGGAGTGGATCACATAAGATACCTATATTCACCGAAAGGGATGTGACTTCAGAGcaagaaaaattgaactaTGGGACATTAACAGGTCAGACTGCACTAGAACAAGATTTAATCAACTACGAAAATGGACAATATCCTCGAATCAACTGGTTAGATAAGATTGCATTGCCCAAGATTGATGTGACTTCAGATTGTAATCGAGATCATGATTATTATCTATACATTGAGCTTCCCCAATACGAATTCCCTATAATATATTCCGACATTACATACAATGTGCCATCTTTAGAGCCACGAACACTGGTCAACCCACCAATGAACAACACTACAAGCAAAGTGattaattcaattgacatCCCCATGTCTACCTCACTGGATCCAAAAGCTACTAAAATATATGATCCAGATTTTCAGTTGACTGCAAATTGTGCCGTAAACTCAACGACTGTGGCAAATGTAAATTCCACTAATGCAAATGCAATGTTGGATCCAATAGAGCTAAAGTTTCATAAATTGGAGAGAAACATTAACAACAACTCTATCATTGATAAAGACTTGAAACCATCACCACAGTTACGAGATGAGCTTCTAAAGATTTTGTTAAAACCCTCCAATGCTGAATTAACCGATAATGAGAAGAATCTCATGTGGAGATTCCGCTATTATTTCAGTAAGAACAATTCCAACGACTCAAATACCAAAGCCaccaaatcatttttgCCTAAGTTtctcaaatcaatcaattgggAAAATGATTATGAGTTGGATCATACGTTTAAAGAGATATTGCCGTTGTATTGGAGTGTTGAAAACTTACAAATTGGTGATGCGTTAGAATTGTTGgggaaatttttcaatcctCATGTATTGGGAAAATCAAGGTATTctgatgataaatttgCATCAAAAAGTGATGATGCTAAATTGACGgaagatgaattgagatttcaaaaagtatttgaaaatatttgtTATTTGAGGAAATTGGCAGTGgagagattgaaattggcaaGTAGTGAAGAATTGCTACTTTATCTTTTACAATTAGTCCaagctttgaaatatgAGGCATTGATATATCAAGATGTTGCCAAGAAGGAACAAGTGAAGAACGAGGAAGCAAAAGCAGACTTAGATTGCATGGATCTACCTCTCGCGAAATTTCTTATTGAGCTGGCAGTTGAAAATGAGCAATTGGgaaatttcttttattgGTATgtcaaagttgaaaatgaagatcaATTGAGCAAAACTGGGGGAAATGATACCAGTATTTATGCCATCATTTTAAACAAGTATATTGAATGTTTGAAAATATTCAGTCATGAACACAAAGTACCTTATTATAAACATCTTAAACGACAAATTTGGTTCATTAAAAAGCTCACACATTTAGTGGAGCTACTTCGAACAACTTTCAAAAAGGGTGAAGCGactacaaagaaaattgaatttcttcGAGATTATTTATCCTCATCCATTAATGAGCTACTTAAATTCCCAGAGCCGTTCCCATTGCCCTTAGATCCATCAATTATGGTTTGTGGATGTTATCCCCAAGAATCATctgttttcaaatcatcattggctccattgaaaatcacattgaaaacaattgagcCCAAACAACGTAGTCGTCAAACATCACAAATATTTGGTAAAAAATCCACGAACAAATATGGCAAATACCCCTTAATGTTtaaaattggtgatgatttacGACAGGATCAATTGGTTATTCAGATTATCAACTTGATGGATCAGTTGTTAAAGAATGagaatttggatttgaaattgactcCGTATAAGATCCTTGCTACTAGTCCTGTGGCAGGACTTATTCAGTTTGTGCCTAATGAAACACTAGACGTGGTTTTGTCTAAATATGCACAAGTCGCTCCACAATTGGCGGGTGGGGCTACAGCTTCAGCCCCAGTTGGGTCTGAGGGTCACAAGGCAGCAGCTCCTTCTCATGTTGCTTCCAATGGAATATTGAACTATTTGAGACTCCACAGCCAAGATCAAGACCAACAATCAATCGAGCCAGCTTCCAAAAGCGTCTTGCATAGCTCTTCCAATACGGATTCACCACCTGAGTTACCACCACAACCCAAAGCCACAATCACATCCGACCTAGGAGTCTCTCCACAATTAATGGACAACTACGTCAAATCATGTGCCGGATACTGTGTTATTACCTATATCCTCGGTGTTGGTGATCGACACCTCGACAATTTATTGTTATCACCCAATGGGAAATTTTGGCATGCTGATTTTGGCTATATAT is from Candida orthopsilosis Co 90-125, chromosome 1 draft sequence and encodes:
- a CDS encoding Vps34 autophosphorylated class III phosphatidylinositol 3-kinase, whose amino-acid sequence is MTTIATSHQESSIPRNRVLTTFGLSKNLSQPIDIKINYMECTDANLELATISEKFTNPTVFRKLSNIYRYSDLFVTIEVYDGKDNNLISIPIQTSYKAFNNKKRIWNQVLKLAIDGNQVWYDSYVKFTVMEIVNTEPFVFGVGFLSLFNHKSSTLRSGSHKIPIFTERDVTSEQEKLNYGTLTGQTALEQDLINYENGQYPRINWLDKIALPKIDVTSDCNRDHDYYLYIELPQYEFPIIYSDITYNVPSLEPRTSVNPPMNNTTSKVINSIDIPMSTSSDPKATKIYDPDFQLTANCAVNSTTVANVNSTNANAMLDPIELKFHKLERNINNNSIIDKDLKPSPQLRDELLKILLKPSNAELTDNEKNLMWRFRYYFSKNNSNDSNTKATKSFLPKFLKSINWENDYELDHTFKEILPLYWSVENLQIGDALELLGKFFNPHVLGKSRYSDDKFASKSDDAKLTEDELRFQKVFENICYLRKLAVERLKLASSEELLLYLLQLVQALKYEALIYQDVAKKEQVKNEEAKADLDCMDLPLAKFLIESAVENEQLGNFFYWYVKVENEDQLSKTGGNDTSIYAIILNKYIECLKIFSHEHKVPYYKHLKRQIWFIKKLTHLVELLRTTFKKGEATTKKIEFLRDYLSSSINELLKFPEPFPLPLDPSIMVCGCYPQESSVFKSSLAPLKITLKTIEPKQRSRQTSQIFGKKSTNKYGKYPLMFKIGDDLRQDQLVIQIINLMDQLLKNENLDLKLTPYKILATSPVAGLIQFVPNETLDVVLSKYAQVAPQLAGGATASAPVGSEGHKAAAPSHVASNGILNYLRLHSQDQDQQSIEPASKSVLHSSSNTDSPPELPPQPKATITSDLGVSPQLMDNYVKSCAGYCVITYILGVGDRHLDNLLLSPNGKFWHADFGYILGRDPKPFPPLMKLPIQVIDGMGGMDHENFHIFKNYCFITYTTLRKNSNLILNLFQLMLDANIPDITIDPSRVVEKVQDKFCLQMTEEEAILHFQDLINDSVNAFLPVVIDRLHSLAQYWRA